In a single window of the Magnolia sinica isolate HGM2019 chromosome 7, MsV1, whole genome shotgun sequence genome:
- the LOC131251585 gene encoding alpha,alpha-trehalose-phosphate synthase [UDP-forming] 6-like has translation MVSRSYSNLLDLAGESSPSFGRIARRIPRVMTVAGIISDLEDDDGSTTSEPSSSHPRDRTIIVANQLPICAQRKADNKGWTFSWDEDSLLLQLKDRLADDDVDVVYVGCLRQEIHPNDQDEVSQILLETFRCVPAFIPPDLFGRFYHGFCKQQLWPLFHYMLPLSPDLGGRFDRLLWQAYVSVNKIFADKILEVINPEDDFVWVHDYHLMVLPTFLRKRFNRVKLGFFLHSPFPSSEIYKTLPVREELLRALLNSDLIGFHTFDYARHFLSCCSRMLGLTYESKRGYIGLEYYGRTVSIKILPVGIHMGQLQSVLSLPETEAKVAELIKQFGDQDRIMLLGVDDMDIFKGITLKLLAMEQLLVQHPEWREKVVLVQIANPARGRGRDVKEVQAETYSTVKRINETFGKPGYEPVVLIDRPLQFYERVAYYVVADCCLVTAVRDGMNLIPYEYIISRQGNEKLDMVLGLSPSTPKKSMLVVSEFIGCSPSLSGAIRVNPWNIDAVADAMDYALEMPEPEKQLRHEKHYRYVSTHDVGYWAHSFLQDLERTCKDHVRRRCWGIGFGLGFRVVALDPNFRKLSMEHIVSAYKRTKIRAILLDYDGTLMPQASIDKSPCSKSIEILNSLCRDKNNVVFLVSARSRNTLSEWFSSCEKLGIAAEHGYFLRLKRDAEWETCVPVADCSWKQIAEPVMKLYTETTDGSTIEDRETSLVWSYEDSDPDFGSCQAKELLDHLESVLANEPVSVKSGQHLVEVKPQGVSKGLVAERLLSTMQERHMLPDFVLCIGDDRSDEDMFEVISSAVSGPSLAPIAEVFACTVGRKPSKAKYYLDDTVEIVRLMQGLASVSEQAAGNSLHIS, from the exons ATGGTATCAAGATCGTATTCTAATCTCTTAGACCTTGCTGGCGAGTCATCTCCATCCTTTGGCCGTATAGCACGTCGAATACCCCGCGTAATGACGGTTGCAGGCATCATCtctgatctagaagatgatgatgGCAGCACCACTTCTGAACCTTCTTCGTCCCACCCTCGTGATCGCACCATCATCGTCGCGAACCAGCTCCCCATCTGTGCCCAACGGAAGGCTGATAACAAAGGGTGGACTTTCAGCTGGGATGAGGACTCCCTCCTCCTCCAGCTGAAAGACCGGCTTGCGGATGACGATGTTGATGTTGTCTATGTCGGCTGCCTTCGCCAAGAAATACACCCTAATGACCAAGACGAGGTCTCCCAGATCCTCCTTGAGACCTTCCGTTGTGTCCCTGCCTTCATTCCTCCTGACCTTTTCGGTCGGTTTTACCATGGGTTCTGTAAACAGCAGCTGTGGCCACTGTTTCATTACATGCTTCCTCTATCACCTGACCTTGGTGGGCGCTTCGACCGGTTGCTATGGCAGGCCTATGTCTCGGTTAACAAGATCTTCGCCGACAAGATTTTGGAAGTGATAAATCCAGAAGATGATTTTGTGTGGGTGCACGATTACCATCTGATGGTGCTCCCAACATTCCTGCGGAAGAGGTTCAATCGGGTGAAGCTTGGGTTCTTCCTCCATAGCCCGTTCCCATCGTCAGAAATATACAAGACTCTCCCTGTCAGGGAAGAGCTCTTGCGGGCGCTGTTGAATTCTGATCTGATCGGATTCCACACATTTGATTACGCCCGACATTTCCTCTCCTGCTGCAGTCGTATGCTTGGGCTCACCTATGAATCAAAGCGGGGGTACATCGGTCTCGAGTATTATGGCCGAACTGTTAGCATTAAGATTCTTCCTGTTGGTATCCACATGGGTCAGCTTCAGTCAGTCCTAAGCCTTCCGGAAACTGAAGCTAAGGTAGCTGAGCTTATTAAGCAGTTTGGTGATCAGGATCGGATAATGTTACTCGGCGTCGATGACATGGATATATTTAAGGGAATTACATTGAAGCTCTTGGCAATGGAGCAGTTGCTTGTGCAGCATCCAGAGTGGCGGGAAAAGGTGGTGTTAGTGCAGATTGCCAATCCAGCTAGGGGCAGAGGAAGAGACGTGAAGGAAGTGCAGGCGGAGACATATTCGACAGTGAAACGGATTAATGAAACCTTTGGAAAGCCCGGTTATGAACCGGTAGTTTTGATTGATAGGCCACTTCAATTTTACGAGCGTGTTGCTTATTATGTAGTTGCTGATTGTTGTCTGGTGACGGCGGTTAGGGATGGAATGAATCTCATCCCCTATGAATACATCATTTCCCGGCAAGGGAATGAAAAATTGGATATGGTCTTGGGTTTGAGCCCGTCTACTCCTAAAAAGAGCATGTTGGTGGTCTCAGAATTTATCGGCTGTTCACCATCACTAAGTGGAGCCATACGAGTGAATCCATGGAATATTGATGCGGTGGCAGATGCCATGGATTATGCCCTTGAAATGCCTGAGCCGGAGAAGCAGCTACGGCATGAGAAGCATTATAGGTATGTCAGTACACATGATGTGGGTTATTGGGCACACAGCTTTCTGCAAGATTTGGAAAGGACTTGCAAGGATCATGTGAGGCGGAGATGTTGGGGTATCGGATTCGGGTTGGGGTTCAGGGTTGTGGCGCTTGATCCTAATTTCAGGAAGCTTTCAATGGAGCATATAGTTTCTGCATACAAGAGAACAAAAATCCGAGCCATTCTTCTAGACTATGATGGTACCTTGATGCCGCAGGCATCGATTGATAAAAGCCCATGCTCTAAATCGATTGAAATCTTAAACAGCTTGTGCAGGGACAAAaataatgttgtctttcttgttAGTGCAAGAAGCAGAAATACTCTTAGTGAATGGTTTTCTTCTTGTGAGAAGCTAGGAATTGCAGCGGAGCATGGCTACTTTCTAAG GCTCAAGCGAGATGCAGAATGGGAAACATGTGTGCCTGTGGCAGATTGTAGCTGGAAACAGATTGCGGAGCCTGTCATGAAGTTGTATACTGAAACTACAGATGGTTCAACAATTGAAGACAGGGAGACGTCGTTGGTCTGGTCATATGAAGATTCCGATCCAGACTTTGGATCTTGCCAAGCTAAAGAGCTTCTTGATCATCTTGAGAGTGTTCTCGCCAATGAGCCGGTTTCTGTTAAGAGTGGTCAGCACCTCGTCGAAGTTAAGCCACAG GGTGTGAGCAAGGGGCTTGTGGCTGAACGCCTTCTTTCAACTATGCAAGAGAGGCATATGTTGCCGGATTTTGTTCTCTGTATTGGGGATGACAGATCTGATGAAGATATGTTTGAAGTGATTAGCAGTGCTGTCTCCGGTCCTTCCCTGGCTCCCATAGCGGAAGTTTTTGCATGCACAGTCGGTCGCAAACCTAGCAAGGCCAAGTATTATTTGGATGATACTGTGGAGATAGTTAGATTGATGCAGGGCCTGGCTTCTGTTTCGGAACAAGCAGCTGGAAATTCGCTCCACATCTCATAG